From Fibrobacter sp., one genomic window encodes:
- a CDS encoding peptidylprolyl isomerase: IEEKVLLSRIDRDSIVVTDAEVDQRVNAHLAQLAGSQNIDLATLEKAIRAQLGLSMAQYRDRLSKQIRSHIELMKVRQRHVGAISPTKKEVDAFYKAYKDSIPPQYNCVLLSHIQMTIHPDTVIVDSVKKVAEALIDSLNLGMNFEILAKNHSQDTSAAKGGDLGYFKRGLLDPAFERALDQLKNGQYSAIPVKTDLGWHIVRVLGRKEDGVRSAHILLRTIPTAADTAAVIQRADSLQKTLKTKEEFSAAAKKFSEDKSSNFQGGLLGWFQRNEMEPAYVEPVAGLNVGEVSEPVLIDGAYHLFRLDDSRQIRELNLEEDYGKIESFAASHLENEKLKTLIKKWRQEVHVDIRLTE; this comes from the coding sequence GATCGAGGAGAAGGTTCTGCTTTCCCGCATAGACCGCGACTCCATCGTGGTGACCGACGCCGAGGTGGACCAGCGGGTGAACGCCCACTTGGCTCAGCTGGCCGGTAGCCAGAACATCGACCTTGCCACTCTCGAGAAAGCGATTCGCGCCCAGCTGGGTCTCAGCATGGCCCAGTACAGGGACCGCCTTTCCAAGCAGATTCGTAGCCACATCGAGCTCATGAAGGTCCGTCAGCGCCACGTAGGTGCGATTAGCCCCACCAAGAAAGAGGTGGATGCCTTTTACAAGGCATATAAGGATTCCATTCCGCCCCAGTACAACTGTGTGCTTCTGAGCCACATCCAGATGACCATCCACCCCGACACGGTGATTGTGGATTCCGTGAAAAAGGTGGCGGAGGCTCTGATCGACAGTCTGAACCTGGGCATGAACTTTGAGATTCTTGCGAAGAATCACTCCCAGGACACTTCCGCCGCCAAGGGCGGCGACCTGGGCTATTTCAAGCGTGGGCTTCTGGATCCGGCTTTCGAACGGGCTCTGGACCAGCTGAAGAACGGCCAGTATTCCGCAATCCCCGTGAAGACGGACTTGGGCTGGCATATTGTGCGTGTGCTTGGCCGCAAGGAAGACGGTGTGCGTTCGGCCCATATCTTGCTTCGGACGATTCCTACGGCGGCTGACACTGCGGCGGTAATCCAGCGGGCTGATTCCCTGCAAAAAACCTTGAAGACCAAGGAAGAATTTAGCGCCGCCGCCAAGAAGTTCAGCGAGGACAAGTCCAGCAACTTCCAGGGCGGGCTTCTGGGCTGGTTCCAGCGTAACGAGATGGAACCCGCCTACGTGGAACCTGTGGCAGGATTGAATGTGGGGGAGGTTTCCGAACCCGTGCTCATTGACGGGGCTTACCATCTGTTCCGCTTGGATGATTCCCGCCAGATTCGTGAGCTGAATCTCGAAGAGGATTACGGAAAGATTGAATCCTTTGCGGCATCCCACTTGGAAAACGAGAAGCTGAAAACGCTCATCAAGAAATGGCGGCAAGAAGTCCATGTGGACATCCGCCTGACGGAGTAG
- the ftsE gene encoding cell division ATP-binding protein FtsE: MIHFTHVTKSYEKDWKALNNVTFRINKGEFVFLTGHSGAGKSTVLKLIYMDERPDDERGGQVMVKFTGDTVYDSKTTPEKKIQALRRKMGIIFQDFKLLPDRNVFDNVALALRIVGTPAKQINAAVFDALALVGISQKRFAMPYTLSGGEQQRVAIARAMVHNPYLLLADEPTGNLDPANAEDVFRIFKEINARGTTVVMATHNPDFYLNSPFRRLALDHGELLNRDMI, encoded by the coding sequence ATGATTCACTTCACCCACGTGACGAAATCTTACGAGAAGGACTGGAAGGCCCTCAACAACGTGACGTTCCGTATCAACAAGGGCGAGTTCGTGTTTCTGACGGGGCATTCCGGCGCGGGTAAATCTACGGTGCTGAAGCTGATCTACATGGACGAACGCCCCGACGATGAGCGTGGCGGACAGGTCATGGTGAAGTTCACCGGCGACACCGTTTATGACAGCAAGACCACGCCAGAAAAAAAGATTCAGGCGCTCCGCCGCAAGATGGGAATCATCTTCCAGGATTTCAAGCTGTTGCCCGACAGGAACGTCTTTGACAACGTGGCCCTGGCCCTTCGAATCGTTGGCACTCCTGCAAAGCAGATCAACGCGGCGGTCTTTGACGCCCTTGCCCTGGTGGGCATTAGCCAGAAACGCTTCGCCATGCCTTATACACTTTCGGGCGGTGAGCAGCAGCGTGTGGCCATCGCCCGCGCCATGGTCCACAACCCCTACCTGCTTTTGGCCGACGAACCCACCGGAAACTTGGACCCGGCAAACGCCGAAGACGTGTTCCGTATTTTCAAGGAAATCAACGCCCGCGGCACTACCGTGGTGATGGCGACCCACAACCCCGACTTCTACCTGAACAGCCCTTTCCGCCGCCTGGCTCTTGACCACGGTGAACTACTGAACAGGGATATGATTTAG